In a single window of the Aquicella siphonis genome:
- a CDS encoding NAD(P)-dependent alcohol dehydrogenase, with product MKPVNAYAAEKAKDPLKPFVIQRRDPGPHDVAIEILYCGVCHSDVHQARDEWGNSTFPMVPGHEIVGKVTQTGASVTRFKAGDMVGVGCFVDSCRECQPCRQHLQQYCEKGMNLTYNGVEKDGKTATYGGYSTNIVVDENYVLTIPANLPPENAAPLLCAGITTYSPLRQWKIKPRDKVAVVGLGGLGHMAVKLASAMEAEVTVLSTSDSKKNDAMKFGAKHFVNTRDGKAFTEYANFFDFMINTASGNINLEHYLQLLKQDATMVCVGVPEQPFSLNAFPLIMKRRRLAGSLIGGIKETQEMLNFCGSHGISADIELIPINKINEAYDRMVKGEVRYRFVIDINSLRSG from the coding sequence ATGAAACCAGTTAATGCCTATGCAGCTGAAAAAGCAAAAGACCCGCTGAAACCCTTTGTTATTCAACGGCGTGATCCAGGCCCGCACGATGTTGCCATTGAAATTCTCTATTGCGGGGTCTGCCACTCGGATGTGCATCAGGCACGAGATGAATGGGGCAATTCCACATTTCCTATGGTGCCCGGTCATGAAATTGTAGGAAAGGTTACACAGACAGGCGCTTCCGTCACGCGCTTCAAAGCTGGCGATATGGTCGGCGTAGGCTGCTTTGTTGATTCTTGCAGGGAATGCCAGCCCTGCAGACAGCATCTTCAGCAATACTGCGAAAAAGGCATGAACCTGACCTATAACGGCGTAGAAAAAGATGGGAAAACAGCCACCTATGGCGGTTATTCCACAAACATCGTTGTTGATGAAAATTATGTCCTCACCATTCCAGCAAACCTTCCCCCTGAAAATGCCGCGCCGCTATTATGCGCAGGGATCACTACCTATTCCCCCTTGCGTCAGTGGAAAATCAAGCCCCGTGACAAAGTTGCCGTTGTGGGTTTGGGCGGGTTAGGTCATATGGCGGTCAAACTGGCCTCTGCAATGGAAGCGGAAGTCACCGTACTGAGCACATCTGACAGCAAGAAAAATGACGCCATGAAATTTGGCGCAAAACATTTTGTTAATACCAGAGATGGCAAGGCGTTCACCGAATATGCCAATTTTTTTGATTTCATGATCAATACCGCCTCCGGGAATATTAACCTGGAACACTATCTTCAATTATTAAAACAGGATGCCACCATGGTATGCGTAGGCGTGCCTGAGCAGCCATTCAGTCTTAATGCGTTTCCCTTGATCATGAAGCGCAGGCGTCTCGCAGGCTCGCTGATCGGCGGAATCAAGGAGACGCAGGAAATGCTGAATTTTTGTGGCAGTCATGGCATTTCAGCCGATATCGAATTAATCCCTATCAATAAAATCAATGAGGCTTATGACAGAATGGTTAAAGGAGAGGTACGATACCGTTTTGTGATTGATATCAATTCCTTGAGATCCGGTTAA